DNA from Selenomonadales bacterium:
TGCTCTTCAGTCCTTCTTCGATAACGATAAGGATTGATAGATGTTTTTAAGGAGGTGTAGAAATGGCAGTACCAAAGCGTAAGATGTCGAAATGCCGTCGTGATAGAAGACGTGCAAACTGGAAATTAACGGCTCCTAGCCTTGTTGAATGTCCGCAGTGTCATGAAGCTAAGTTGCCGCATCACGTATGCTCGGAATGCGGTTACTATGATGGCAAAGAGGTTGTAAAAGTAGCAGCAGAGTAATCAGTAACATAAAAAATAAATCCCCGCGAGTTGATGGAAACTTGGTTTTCAACGATTCATGGGG
Protein-coding regions in this window:
- the rpmF gene encoding 50S ribosomal protein L32, which encodes MAVPKRKMSKCRRDRRRANWKLTAPSLVECPQCHEAKLPHHVCSECGYYDGKEVVKVAAE